The genomic interval AAAGAGCTTGATGTGCCGGTGATTGCTCTGTCTCAGCTTAACCGTTCACTCGAATCGCGCCCCAATAAGCGCCCGATTATGTCGGATATTCGTGAATCAGGGGCGATTGAGCAGGATGCGGATGTGATCATGTTTGTTTATCGTGATGAAGTCTATGACGAAAACAGCAAACAACAGGGGATTGCAGAGATTATCATTGGTAAGCAGCGTAACGGGCCAATCGGTACAGTACACCTCGCCTTTATTGGGCAATACACCTGTTTTGATAACTTGTCGCCGGATTATCACCTTTATCAACATGATGATGGGGAATAGCGCGAATGCGGCCTTTGGTTAAAGTTATTGATCTAAGTGCGTTGCGCCATAATCTGGCACATTTACAAACAATCGCTGGCAATGCGCAGGTGATGGCGGTGATTAAAGCTAATGCCTATGGTCACGGTGTTGAGGCGGTGTTGCCAGCATTAAGTGAGGCCAAGCAATTTGGCGTGGCATGCATCGAAGAAGCCCTAGAGCTGCGCGCATTAGGGGTTAAACAGCCGATTACCCTGCTTGAAGGGGTGTTTTCACCTGATGAGCTGGCTGTGTGCGTTCGCGAGGCGTTAACCGTGATCGTTCATAATCAAACCCAACTTGCTTGGTTGGCAGAGCAGCCACAATATCATCTTTCGGCGTGGTTGAAAATTGATAGCGGGATGAGCCGACTAGGGTTCCAAGCGCGTGAAGCAGCTGAAGCGATCGCTGCGGCACAGGCACTCAAACATATTGACTGGCTTGGGCTCGCCACACATTTTGCCTGTGCCGATGAACCCGATAATGATTATAGTGAGCAACAGTGGGCGCAATTTAGTGCGATCGCGTTACCTTCTGGCTGGCAGCGTTGTGCAGCAAATTCCGCTGCTTTATTGCGTCTGCCGCACACCCATGCTGATGTGGTGCGTCCCGGTTTGGCGCTTTATGGTATGTCGCCGATGGCAGGCACTACTGCGGCAGACCATGGTCTGCGAGCGGTGATGACGTTGCGTAGCAAAATTCTCACAATCCGAACGCTACAAGCAGGCGAATATGCCGGTTATGGTTGTGCGTTTCGTGCGAGCAAAACCGGGCGCTTAGCGACGATTGCTTTGGGCTATGGTGATGGATTTCCACGTAAGATCACCAGTGGTGCGGTGTTCGTGCGGATCAATGGGCAGCTTTATCCGCTGGTTGGACGGGTGACGATGGATATGGCGTTGGTCTGGCTGGGCGAAGATCAGGCGGCTGTGGGTGATGAGGTGGTGATTTTTGGTGATGGGCACGCGGTGGAAGCTGTCGCTGAACAAGCAGGCACTATCCCTTATACGATGACGACGATGCTCACTTCACGCCCGCATACTGAGGTGGTCGATGGCTAAAGTTAAATCACGCTTTGTTTGCCAACAGTGCCAGGCGGTCTATCCCAAATGGCAGGGGCAATGCCATGAATGTGGGCAGTGGAACTGTATTGAAGAAGAGGCCGTACCGGTTGCCAGTGGCCCTGGCGCTAAAGGTGGTGGTTATGCTGGTGTGGCGGCAGGCAATGTGCAACGCTTGCATGAGGTGGATCTGGTTAGCGAAGCGGTGCATCCTTGTGGAATTAGCGAACTTGATCGTGTGTTAGGTGGTGGTTTAGTGCGTGGCAGCGTGGTGTTAATTGGTGGCGATCCTGGGATCGGTAAATCCACCTTGTTGCTGCAAATGGTGGCGCAAGTGGCGAAAACCCAGCAATGCTTGTATGTCAGCGGTGAGGAATCACCGAGTCAAATTGGCCTACGCGCGGAACGCTTAGGCCTGCCACGCGAAGAGATTGTGCTCTATAGCGAAACCCAGGTGGAGAAAATTTTGGCCACCGCAGCGGCTGAAAAGCCCGATGTTTTGGTGGTTGACTCGATCCAAACGCTCTACAGCGAAGGCTTAAGCGCCGCGCCAGGTGCGGTGAGTCAGCTGCGTGAGAGTGCGGCGCAGTTGGTGCGTTATGCAAAAACCACCGGTACAACGATTTTTCTCATCGGACATGTGACCAAAGAAGGGGCGATTGCTGGTCCGCGTGTACTCGAGCATATGGTCGATACAGTGCTTTATTTTGAAAGTGAGGCCGGGAGTCGCTTCCGTATGTTGCGTGCGGTGAAAAACCGCTTTGGTCCGGTGAATGAGCTTGGCATGTTTGCGATGCTAGAGCAGGGGTTGAAGCCGGTGAATAATCCTTCGGCGATTTTTCTTGCCCGTCCTGAAGAACAGCAAAACGGCAGTGTGATTGTGCCGGTATGGGAAGGCAGTCGTGCGCTGCTCGTGGAAGTACAGGCATTAGTTGATGAGGCGACGAGCGGCTATGCGCGACGGGTTACGCTGGGTTTAGATAGTGGACGACTGGCGATGTTGCTCGCTGTGCTCAACCGTCACGCTGGCATTGCTACTGGCGATATGAATGTGTTTGCCAATATTGTTGGCGGTTTGAAAATTAGCGAAACGGCGACTGACCTTGCAGTGATTGCCGCGGTGTGTTCGAGTTTGCGTAATCGAGCGATTGCCCCAGATATGGTTGTTTTTGGCGAGGTGGGCTTGGCCGGAGAGCTGCGGCCGGTAGCAAATGGTGAGGCGCGGATCAAGGCAGCGGCCCAACATGGCTTTAAACGGGTGATCTTGCCGCAAGCCAATGCGCCTCGTGCTAAAATGCGCGGTTTAACTATTCAAGCGGCGAGCACTTTAAGCGACGCGCTCGATGCACTATTTTCCTGAATAAGGAGACGAGGAAGATGACAGAAACGATTAATATTGCCGTTTTTCCGGTTGCCGGATTCGGTACGCGCTTTTTGCCGGTCACCAAAGCCAGCCCGAAAGAGATGCTGCCGGTGGTGGACAAGCCGCTGATTCAATATGCAGTTGAAGAGGCGTATGCGGCCGGGATTCGCACAATGGTTTTTGTCACCGGGCGTAATAAATGGTCGATTACCGAGCATTATGATGTCGCTTATGAACTGGAAAACGAACTCGAACAACGCGGTAAGGATGAGTTTCTCAAAATCGTTCGCGAGATTAAGCCTGGCGATATGCAAGTGGTGTATATCCGTCAGGAATTGGCGTTAGGTTTAGGCCACGCGGTGCTCTGTGCACGACCAATTGTGCGCGATCGCCCGTTTGCGGTATTGCTTGCTGATGATTTGTTGTATAACGACGGTAAGCCGGTGATGCAGCAAATGGTTGAAGTGTATAACAAGCACCAGCAGGGCGTGCTCGGGGTGCAGGAAGTCCCACAGGAACACACCAAGCGCTATGGGATCATCACCGAAGGCGCGCGGATTAATGAACAAGTGTGCACGGTTGAGGCGATCGTTGAGAAACCCGATCCGGCGGACGCACCATCGCGTGAGGCAGTGATTGGGCGCTATATTTTACCTGGACAAATTATGGGGATTCTAGCCGATACCAAGCCAGGTGCGGGTGGTGAGATCCAGCTAACCGATGCGATTGAAGCGTTGGTTAAAGAAAAAACGCTGCTTGCCTATCGCTATGAAGGCACGCGTTATGATTGTGGTGATAAACTTGGCTATTTACAGGCGAATGTTGAAATGGGCTTGCGCCATCCTGAGCTGGGAGAAGGCTTTGCTGAGTATTTAGCGCAGCGTTGATTAACCAAGCTGTGAATCGCTTAAATGTAATGATTTAGTCAAGGAATAACTATGTGTGGCATTGTCGGCGCAATACGCGCGAAAAATAACGTCGTTGATTTTCTCACCGCTGGTTTGCAGCGTTTGGAGTATCGCGGCTACGATTCTTCCGGTATTGCAGTACTCAAAGCCGATAATGCGATTGACCGCGTGCGTCGTGTAGGGCGTGTCGCACAGATGGCAGAAGCCGCACGTGAGGCGAACACGCAAGGGCTACTTGGTATTGGTCATACACGCTGGGCAACCCATGGTGGGGTTAATGAGCCAAATGCCCACCCGCATGTTTCGGGTGAATTGATCGCTGTGGTACACAACGGTATCATCGAGAATTTTGAATCCGAGCGCGAGCGCCTAAGCGCTTTGGGTTATACCTTTGAATCGCAAACCGATACCGAAGTGATTGCGCATGCGATCCACGCAGAATACCAAAATAATCATGACTTAATGACGGCTGTGCGCGCAGCTTGCGCGCGTTTTCATGGCGCCTACGCGATTGGGGTGATTGCAGCGGACAAACCAAACGAGCTGGTTGCGGCACGGATGGGCTGTCCTTTGTTGGTGGCCTTAGGCGAAGAGGATACCTTTATCGCTTCTGATGTTTCAGCGGTGATCGCTGAAACGCGGCGAGTGATTTATCTTGAAGACGGGGATGTAGTACGCTTAACCGCCTCTGGAGTTGCTGATTTATGCGATAGTGATGGTCAGCCGGTTAGTCGCGCTGAGCAGCGTTCGGCGCTGTCATTGGCTTCATTAGAGCTTGGCCCATACAGCCATTTTATGCAAAAAGAAATCCATGAGCAGCCAAGAGCGGTGGCTGATACGGCTGAAGCGCTGATTGATGATATGTTCTCACCAGCCATTTTTGGTGAGCAAGCAGAAGCAATTTTGCGCCGTACCAAGGGCATTAAAATACTTGCCTGCGGAACGTCTTATTACGCTGCGATGACCGCAAAATATTGGTTAGAAAGTATTGCTAAACTGCCTTGCGATGTCGAGATTGCCAGTGAATACCGCTACCGTCCGGTGATTGCTGATCCGGATGTGTTGGTGATCACGATCTCTCAATCTGGTGAAACGCTCGATACCATGGAAGCGCTCAAATACGCTAAAGCGCAGGGACACCGTTATAGTCTGTCGATTTGTAATGTGATGGAATCAGCATTACCTCGAGCCAGCGATTTGGTATTTTATACCCGTGCTGGTGCAGAAATTGGCGTTGCATCAACCAAAGCGTTTACCACTCAATTGGTGGCGCTCTTTGGTTTGGCGGTGTGCTTGGGGAAATTACGCGGTTTGGTTGATGAAGAAGCAACCACGAATTATCTTGAAGCACTGCGCCACCTACCAGGCAGTGTGCAACACGCGCTCAATCTGGAACCGCAAATTACGGCGTGGGCGCAGGCATTTGCTAAGCGCGATCATGCCTTATTCTTAGGGCGTGGTATCCATTATCCGATTGCCTTAGAAGGCGCGTTAAAACTCAAAGAAATCACCTATATTCACGCTGAAGCGTATCCTGCTGGTGAGCTCAAGCATGGGCCGCTGGCGCTGGTCGATGAAAATATGCCGGTGGTGGTGATTGCGCCTAATGATGCCTTGCTCGATAAAGTGAAAGCGAATATGCAAGAAGTGGGGGCACGTGGCGGCAAGCTGTATGTGTTTAGCGATGATGATAGCGATATTACCGCCAGCGAAGGAATCAGCGTGATTCGCACACCACGTCATGTGGGGGTGCTCTCACCGATTGTCCACGTGGTGGCCGCTCAGTTGCTTGCCTATCATACCGCGCTGGCGCGTGGCACAGATGTCGATAAACCACGCAACCTCGCGAAAGCCGTCACAGTGGAATGATTCAACATTTGTCCGCATATTTCCGGCGCCATTGTGTGGTGTGTCAGGATATCGCGGACGAACAATGGTTGTGTCGTTCCTGCGCGGCGCAATTGCGTCCTATTGGCTTGCACTGCCCAACGTGCGCGAGTGCTGTGGCCGATCCCACAATCCCTTGTGGACGCTGCTTGGCCCATCCGCCACCATTTGATCAACTTTTTATTGGCTATCGCTACCAAGAGCCGGTGCGCTCAGTGTTGTTGGCGGCGAAATATGGCTTTCAGCGCGCAGCGTTAGCGCAATATGCTGAGTGGGCAAAAGCACTTTCCTGGTCCATTGAAGCGCTTGATTATGTGGTGCCGATGCCGATTGCTAAGCGGCGCTTGGTCCAACGCGGCTTTAACCAAACCCATTATTTAGGCTCAGCGATTGCCAAAGCCCATGGTGTGCCTTTATTAAAACAGGCGCTCATTAAAGCCAGCCGGCCACCACAATCAACGCTTGATAGCGACAGTGCGCGGCGGCGCAATATTGCGGGTGCGTTCCGTGCGAGACAGAAGCTGTCAGGACGTGTGCTCTTAGTTGACGATGTATTGACTTCAGGCGCTACAGCTAGCGCGGCTGCACGAGCGTTACGCGAAGGTGGCGCGGATTGGATTGGTGTGTTGGTGGTGGCAGCGCGATAATTGGCGAGTTATCCCTATACCACGTTCATTCGCTTAAACCGCGCAAATTTGCAGGTCAAACGTAACCGGGGTGTTGATTTGTTTGGCGCGCTGGTCAGGTTCATCTTGCTTCATAAAGCGAATTGAAAAGCGGTGTTTGTCGCCGCTGATTCTTGGGAATACACCCAACTCTTGGGGGATATGGATGCGGATCATTTGGTAGGTGCGGTGATGATCAAGAGTTTGTAAAAACATCGCATCTTCGCTCGATTGGTGAGTTTGCTCGCTGCCTGAGCGCACTAAATGCAAAATTAAATCTACCGATTTTTTAATCGGTAGAAAACGCTCATAACAATCAAGCAAAAAAGCGCTCTTGTCTGCTTCACTTTTGGCCAACCAATGCTGATAAGCCGGTACTTCAAACAAGCAATTGCCGCTTTTTAGAAAGCTGCGTTGGCGCAGGCTGTTAAAAAGTTCGTTTTCGCGTAATGCGCTGATAATATTTAAATTGATTTGGTGGGCAGATTGGATATTACTGGTGATTTCATCCAAAATCGTTTTTTCTGAACAATCACAGGGGTGATAATCTTCGCATTCGCCACATTCGACCACATTTTTATAGCGGTGCAACTCTTTAATCAGCTCTGAGCGAATTTCGTAGCGGTGTAAGAAGTCCAGTACGTCAAATAAGGCATCAAGAAACAATTGAATCTCGTAATAGTCGGTGGCGCGGTGGAATTGCTCCATTTGTCTAAACATCGATTCTAAACGCATACATAAACGAATACGTTCATTTAATGGCTGCTCAAAAATAGATAGTGCGGGCATTAGAGAATTGGGTTGTCTGACATGGATTACTAGCATAACTGCTTATGCGTAACATGTCATTATCGACTATTTGCTGATTGCAAGAACGTACCTAAATTGATATAGTTAGCGCCTTAACTATAAAGGCTTTTGCCAAAGATGATAAACGCATTATTTCGTTTCACCATCCCACTTTTTTCTTGCCGGTCGTGTTCGGTTATCGAACGCTGTCTGGTAATTTTTGTGTCTTTTTATCACGATACGTGCCCGGTTGGCGGATAGCCGATGCGGGCGTTTTACAAGGAAATTTTTATAATGAAAAGAATGTTAATCAATGCCACGCAGCAAGAAGAGCTGCGCGTGGCGCTTGTCGACGGACAACAACTCTACGATCTCGATATCGAAACGCTGTACTCAACCCAGAAAAAAGCCAATATTTACAAAGGGAAAATTACGCGTATCGAGCCATCTTTAGAGGCTGTTTTTGTCGACTACGGCTCACAACGCCATGGTTTTCTACCGTTTAAGGAAATCAGCAAGGAATATCTAACCGGTTCAACGAACGCCAGCGATCATCAGCCTAGCTTCAAAGATATGATTGAAGTGGGCCAGGAAGTGCTGGTGCAGATCGATAAAGAAGAGCGCGGCAGCAAAGGCGCTGCGTTAACCACTTATATTTCACTCGCTGGACGTTTTTTGGTGCTAATGCCAAACAATCCACGCGCCGGTGGTGTCTCACGCCGTATCCAAGGCGATGACCGTAAAGAACTGCGTGATACACTCGATCAACTTGATGTGCCGGACAATGTGGGTGTTATTGTGCGCACCGCTGGTGTCGGGCGTTCACAAGAAGAGCTGCAATGGGATCTCGATTTCCTGTTGCAATTGTGGGACGCGATTTCTGAAGAATACGACAAAGCCACGCCACAACGCCTGATTTACCAAGAAAGCAATATTATCGTGCGCGCTTTGCGAGATTATCTGCGTCCGGATATCGGTCAAATTCTGATTGATGATGAGCGCGTCTATCAGCAGGCCGCTGATTTTATGAATCTGGTCATGCCGAGCAATGTGCACAAGCTTAAGCTTTATCAAGACAGCATTCCTCTATTCACCCGCTATCAAATCGAAGGGCAAATCGAATCGGCGTATCAGCGTAATGTGCAGTTGCCGAGCGGTGGCGAATTGGTGATTGACTACACCGAAGCGTTGGTGTCGATTGATATTAACTCATCGCGCTCAACCAAAGGTGGCGACATCGAGGAAACCGCGTACCAAACCAACCTTGAAGCGGCTGATGAGATTGCCCGACAAATGCGTTTGCGCGATTTGGGCGGCTTGTTGGTGATCGATTTTATCGATATGAACGCCTCACGCAATCGTAAAGATGTGGAGCAGCGTTTGTATGACGCCACACAAATTGACCGTGCACGCGTGCAAATCGGGCGGATTTCGCGCTTTGGTTTGCTCGAACTATCACGTCAGCGCCTGCGTCCGTCAATTGATGAGGCGAGTCATCGCGTGTGCCCACGCTGTAAAGGCCAAGGCAGCATTCGTGGCATTCAGTCGATGGCGCTGTCTTTGTTGCGTCTGATTGAAGAAGAGGCGATGAAAGACCGTACCCAACGTATTACCGGCGAATTGCCGGTGAGCATTGCTACGTATTTGCTTAATGAAAAACGCGCCGCGGTGCGTCAGATCGAGCAGCGTAATAATGTCGAAGTGGTGTTAATGCCGAACGCCAATTTACACACGCCGGACTACCATATCACGCGTTTACGCGATGATGAGGTGGGCGAAGATTTAGCGAATACGCCAAGCTATCGTCTGCCGGTACAAAAAGAAAGCGCCGAAGAAAGTGATGCGCAAAATACGCAGCCAGTGCGTGAGCAGGCCGCTGTGCAAGGGGTGGTACCGAAAGTACCATTGCCTGTGGCGGCGCAAAGCAAACCAGATGCGACGAGCAAAAAAGGCTTATCCGCGCTGTTTTCGAAAGTGGTGGCGTTATTCAAAGACGATGTGGTTTCAGATAAACAAGCGGCAGCGAAAGAACTCGCAGACGAACAATCAAACAACCAAGAACGTCAATCGCGCAACAATAACCGTTCACGCAATGGTGGTCGTTCGCGCAATAATCGTCAGAAAAACCGCGACGATAACCGCCAGGACAACCGTCAAGATAATCGCCAGGATCAAGGCCGTCAGCAAAAATCACAAAACGACGATAAAGGCCAGAAAGACGCGCAGAAAAACGACAAATCGTCGAATAAACAGGCGCAGAATGGCAAAAACCGTGATGACCAACAAAATGGTCGCAATAAACAGCAGCAGCGCAAGCAAGACAATCAACAAGAGCGTCGACAGAATCGCAAAGCTGCTGCCCAAGAAGCGGCCAAAGACGAAGTGAATCCAAGCATTGAAGAGCTCACGAATCCGCCGAGCGAAATCAACGGACGCGAAGTGCGTAAAGGGCGTCCTCGTGATATCCATGCGGTGCGTGGTCAAGGCAAAGCCGATTATCAGGCCGCGCCTGAGGATGGCTTAGGAAACGAGCAAGCTGCTGTAGAGCAGCAGCCAGCAAAGGCACAGAAGCAAGAAAAGCCACGCCCTGAACAGCCACCAGTGAAACAGGATGCGCCAGGAATGGTCGCGATGCTCAATGATGCACCGAAGAAGGACGTAGCAGCAAAGGCCGAGGACAAACCTGCTGAAACCGCACAAGCCGAGAAGCCTAAAGCGCAAGCAGCAAAGGTTGAAAAAACGGAAGCGCCAAAGGTGAATCAAAGCGCGGACACTCAATCAGAAGCTAAACCTGAGGCTAAGTTAGACGCCAAACCTGCGCCAGCGAGTGATAAACAACCCGCTAAAACAGTCACCGCTAAAGCTTCAGAAAACCCATTAACGGCGTTACCTGGCTTGGGACAAAGTATCTGGTTTGATAATATCCATCGCCGCATGCTGGCCGATGGTGAATTAACTGCGATGATCAAAGCAGACGATTTGCGCGGGGTCACTTCTAACCCGGCGATTTTCCAAAAAGCGATGAGCGATGGGGATGCCTACGATGCCGGCTTAAAAGCCTGGTTGGCGGCTAATGAAGCGGATCCGCGTGAGGCGTTCTTTGCGCTCGCGATTGAGGATATTCAGCAAGCCTGTGATCAGATGAAACCGGTGTATGAGAAAACCGATGGTACCGATGGTATGGTTTCCTTGGAAGTTTCCCCAGATATCGCACACGATGCGGATAAGACCGTGGCCGAAGCGTTAGCGCTGCATAAGCGCGTGGCGCGTGAGAATGTGATGATTAAAGTGCCGGGGACTGAAGCAGGTTTGCAAGCAATTAGTGCACTCACCGCTGCTGGGCTGAACATCAACGTCACCTTGTTATTCTCGGTAGCGCGTTATCAGGCAGTGCTTGAGGCCTACATTGACGGCTTGAAGCAGCGTGTGGCTGATGGGAAGTCGATTGATATGGTGCGTTCGGTAGCAAGCTTCTTCGTTAGCCGTGTCGATAGCAAAGTCGATGATGCGTTAGGCGAGGAACACGCTGGCTTGCGTGGTCGCGCCGCGATCGCTAATGCACAATTGGCTTATGCGTATTATCTTGAGCGCATCAGCCATGATGATTGGTTGGTGCTTGCGCAGAAAGGCGCAGCAGTGCAGCGTTTGTTGTGGGCCTCTACCGGTACGAAAAACCCGAACTATTCGGATGTACGCTATGTCGACCAATTAATTGGCGCGGATACGGTCAATACCGTTCCACCTGCCACTTACGCGGCATTTAAAGATCATGGTAAAGCAGCGAACACGCTATTGCGCGATATCGACAAAGCGCCTGAAGTCATGCAAGCGGTAGCCGATGCTGGGGTTGATGTGGCGTTAATTACCGCTGATTTAGAACGCGAAGGTGTGGCGCAATTTGAAGCAGCATTTGCTGATTTGCTCGCCTCTTTGCAGAAAAAAATCGATTCATTGCAGCCGGTAGAAGAAACGGCAAATAACGATGAATAAGCAACTCCTTGCCACCTTGCGCTGCCCAATCACTGGGCAGTCGCTGGTGCAACGCGATGCTGAGCCAGACTTCCTTTATACCGCTGATGGGGCGTATCGCTACCCGTTAGAAAACGGAATCGCACTGTTGCTCGCTGAATATGGCGAAGCGCTGTCGTCTCAGGAAAGTTAGCTATGGATAAGACGGACGCGGTGGTGGTCATTCCGGCGCGTTTTGCCGCCAGTCGCTTGCCGGGTAAGCCTTTACGCGAGATTGCTGGTGTGCCGATGATTCGTCGCACTGCCTTACAAGCGTTAAAAAGCGGTTTGCCGGTGTGGGTCGCTTATGACGATACACGGATTGCAGCAGCGCTCGATGGCGTGGACGTTAGCTTGGCAGCCACACGTGAAGATCACGACAATGGCAGCGAGCGCTTAAGCGAAGTGGTGACTAACGAAGCCTGGGATGATGAGCAAATTGTCGTGAATGTGCAGGGCGATGAACCGTTGCTGCCGCCTGCGCTCATCGCGCGAGTGGCAGAAACATTAGCTGCTGCTCCATGGGCAGGCGTGGCAACGCTTGCCGCGCCATTTGACGCAGCGCATTCACCCGCTGCGGCGACCGCGGTTAAGGTGGTGTGTGATCGGCAAGGCCGCGCGCTGTATTTCAGTCGCAGCGCGATTCCGTATGTGCGTGATGCTGATGGGGTGAGCGGCGATTTTCCGTATTTACGCCATATTGGCATTTACGCGTATCGCGTGAGCGTGCTTAAGCGCTATCCCAGCCTGTGTAAAACCCCGTTAGAACAAGCAGAAAAACTCGAACAACTGCGTTTTATCGAACACGGTATCGATGTGGCTGTGGGTGTGGTTGATGAAGTGCCTCCGCCGGGTGTGGATTGCGAAGAAGATATCCAACGC from Suttonella sp. R2A3 carries:
- the alr gene encoding alanine racemase, producing the protein MRPLVKVIDLSALRHNLAHLQTIAGNAQVMAVIKANAYGHGVEAVLPALSEAKQFGVACIEEALELRALGVKQPITLLEGVFSPDELAVCVREALTVIVHNQTQLAWLAEQPQYHLSAWLKIDSGMSRLGFQAREAAEAIAAAQALKHIDWLGLATHFACADEPDNDYSEQQWAQFSAIALPSGWQRCAANSAALLRLPHTHADVVRPGLALYGMSPMAGTTAADHGLRAVMTLRSKILTIRTLQAGEYAGYGCAFRASKTGRLATIALGYGDGFPRKITSGAVFVRINGQLYPLVGRVTMDMALVWLGEDQAAVGDEVVIFGDGHAVEAVAEQAGTIPYTMTTMLTSRPHTEVVDG
- a CDS encoding cell division protein ZapD, with product MPALSIFEQPLNERIRLCMRLESMFRQMEQFHRATDYYEIQLFLDALFDVLDFLHRYEIRSELIKELHRYKNVVECGECEDYHPCDCSEKTILDEITSNIQSAHQINLNIISALRENELFNSLRQRSFLKSGNCLFEVPAYQHWLAKSEADKSAFLLDCYERFLPIKKSVDLILHLVRSGSEQTHQSSEDAMFLQTLDHHRTYQMIRIHIPQELGVFPRISGDKHRFSIRFMKQDEPDQRAKQINTPVTFDLQICAV
- the glmS gene encoding glutamine--fructose-6-phosphate transaminase (isomerizing); the protein is MCGIVGAIRAKNNVVDFLTAGLQRLEYRGYDSSGIAVLKADNAIDRVRRVGRVAQMAEAAREANTQGLLGIGHTRWATHGGVNEPNAHPHVSGELIAVVHNGIIENFESERERLSALGYTFESQTDTEVIAHAIHAEYQNNHDLMTAVRAACARFHGAYAIGVIAADKPNELVAARMGCPLLVALGEEDTFIASDVSAVIAETRRVIYLEDGDVVRLTASGVADLCDSDGQPVSRAEQRSALSLASLELGPYSHFMQKEIHEQPRAVADTAEALIDDMFSPAIFGEQAEAILRRTKGIKILACGTSYYAAMTAKYWLESIAKLPCDVEIASEYRYRPVIADPDVLVITISQSGETLDTMEALKYAKAQGHRYSLSICNVMESALPRASDLVFYTRAGAEIGVASTKAFTTQLVALFGLAVCLGKLRGLVDEEATTNYLEALRHLPGSVQHALNLEPQITAWAQAFAKRDHALFLGRGIHYPIALEGALKLKEITYIHAEAYPAGELKHGPLALVDENMPVVVIAPNDALLDKVKANMQEVGARGGKLYVFSDDDSDITASEGISVIRTPRHVGVLSPIVHVVAAQLLAYHTALARGTDVDKPRNLAKAVTVE
- a CDS encoding ComF family protein → MIQHLSAYFRRHCVVCQDIADEQWLCRSCAAQLRPIGLHCPTCASAVADPTIPCGRCLAHPPPFDQLFIGYRYQEPVRSVLLAAKYGFQRAALAQYAEWAKALSWSIEALDYVVPMPIAKRRLVQRGFNQTHYLGSAIAKAHGVPLLKQALIKASRPPQSTLDSDSARRRNIAGAFRARQKLSGRVLLVDDVLTSGATASAAARALREGGADWIGVLVVAAR
- a CDS encoding Trm112 family protein; this encodes MNKQLLATLRCPITGQSLVQRDAEPDFLYTADGAYRYPLENGIALLLAEYGEALSSQES
- the tal gene encoding transaldolase; its protein translation is MKRMLINATQQEELRVALVDGQQLYDLDIETLYSTQKKANIYKGKITRIEPSLEAVFVDYGSQRHGFLPFKEISKEYLTGSTNASDHQPSFKDMIEVGQEVLVQIDKEERGSKGAALTTYISLAGRFLVLMPNNPRAGGVSRRIQGDDRKELRDTLDQLDVPDNVGVIVRTAGVGRSQEELQWDLDFLLQLWDAISEEYDKATPQRLIYQESNIIVRALRDYLRPDIGQILIDDERVYQQAADFMNLVMPSNVHKLKLYQDSIPLFTRYQIEGQIESAYQRNVQLPSGGELVIDYTEALVSIDINSSRSTKGGDIEETAYQTNLEAADEIARQMRLRDLGGLLVIDFIDMNASRNRKDVEQRLYDATQIDRARVQIGRISRFGLLELSRQRLRPSIDEASHRVCPRCKGQGSIRGIQSMALSLLRLIEEEAMKDRTQRITGELPVSIATYLLNEKRAAVRQIEQRNNVEVVLMPNANLHTPDYHITRLRDDEVGEDLANTPSYRLPVQKESAEESDAQNTQPVREQAAVQGVVPKVPLPVAAQSKPDATSKKGLSALFSKVVALFKDDVVSDKQAAAKELADEQSNNQERQSRNNNRSRNGGRSRNNRQKNRDDNRQDNRQDNRQDQGRQQKSQNDDKGQKDAQKNDKSSNKQAQNGKNRDDQQNGRNKQQQRKQDNQQERRQNRKAAAQEAAKDEVNPSIEELTNPPSEINGREVRKGRPRDIHAVRGQGKADYQAAPEDGLGNEQAAVEQQPAKAQKQEKPRPEQPPVKQDAPGMVAMLNDAPKKDVAAKAEDKPAETAQAEKPKAQAAKVEKTEAPKVNQSADTQSEAKPEAKLDAKPAPASDKQPAKTVTAKASENPLTALPGLGQSIWFDNIHRRMLADGELTAMIKADDLRGVTSNPAIFQKAMSDGDAYDAGLKAWLAANEADPREAFFALAIEDIQQACDQMKPVYEKTDGTDGMVSLEVSPDIAHDADKTVAEALALHKRVARENVMIKVPGTEAGLQAISALTAAGLNINVTLLFSVARYQAVLEAYIDGLKQRVADGKSIDMVRSVASFFVSRVDSKVDDALGEEHAGLRGRAAIANAQLAYAYYLERISHDDWLVLAQKGAAVQRLLWASTGTKNPNYSDVRYVDQLIGADTVNTVPPATYAAFKDHGKAANTLLRDIDKAPEVMQAVADAGVDVALITADLEREGVAQFEAAFADLLASLQKKIDSLQPVEETANNDE
- the radA gene encoding DNA repair protein RadA → MAKVKSRFVCQQCQAVYPKWQGQCHECGQWNCIEEEAVPVASGPGAKGGGYAGVAAGNVQRLHEVDLVSEAVHPCGISELDRVLGGGLVRGSVVLIGGDPGIGKSTLLLQMVAQVAKTQQCLYVSGEESPSQIGLRAERLGLPREEIVLYSETQVEKILATAAAEKPDVLVVDSIQTLYSEGLSAAPGAVSQLRESAAQLVRYAKTTGTTIFLIGHVTKEGAIAGPRVLEHMVDTVLYFESEAGSRFRMLRAVKNRFGPVNELGMFAMLEQGLKPVNNPSAIFLARPEEQQNGSVIVPVWEGSRALLVEVQALVDEATSGYARRVTLGLDSGRLAMLLAVLNRHAGIATGDMNVFANIVGGLKISETATDLAVIAAVCSSLRNRAIAPDMVVFGEVGLAGELRPVANGEARIKAAAQHGFKRVILPQANAPRAKMRGLTIQAASTLSDALDALFS
- the galU gene encoding UTP--glucose-1-phosphate uridylyltransferase GalU — protein: MTETINIAVFPVAGFGTRFLPVTKASPKEMLPVVDKPLIQYAVEEAYAAGIRTMVFVTGRNKWSITEHYDVAYELENELEQRGKDEFLKIVREIKPGDMQVVYIRQELALGLGHAVLCARPIVRDRPFAVLLADDLLYNDGKPVMQQMVEVYNKHQQGVLGVQEVPQEHTKRYGIITEGARINEQVCTVEAIVEKPDPADAPSREAVIGRYILPGQIMGILADTKPGAGGEIQLTDAIEALVKEKTLLAYRYEGTRYDCGDKLGYLQANVEMGLRHPELGEGFAEYLAQR